The genomic segment acaataagttgggtgaattttggcccattcctcctggcagagctggtgtaactgagtcaggtttgtaggcctccttgctcacacccactttttcagttcagcccacaacttttctatagaattgaggtcagggctttgtgatggccactccaataccttgactttgttgtccttaagccattttgcaacaactttggaagtatgcttagggtaattgtccatttggaagacccatttgcgaccaagctttaacttcctgactgatgtcttgagatgttgcttcaatatatccacatacttttacttcctcaagatgccatctattttgtgaagtgaaccagtccctcctgcagcaaagcacccccacaacatgattctgccacccacgtgcttcacgtttggaatggtgttctttaacttgcaagcctccccctttttaacgatggtcattatggccaaacagttctatttttgtttcatcagaccaaaggacatttctccaaaaagtactctttgtccccatgtgcagttgcaaaccgaagtctggctttttttaatggcggttttggagcagtggcttcttccttgctgagtggcctttcaggttatgtcgatataggacttgttttagtgtggatatagatacttttgtaccggtttcctcctgcatcttcacaaggtcctttgctgttgttctgggattgatttgcactttttgcaccaaagtacgttcatctctaggagacagaacgtgtctccttcctgagtggtgtgacggctacgtggtcccatggtgtttatacttgcgtactattgtttgcacagatgaacgttgtaccttcaggcgtttggaaattgctcccaaggatgaaccagacttgtggaggtctacaattatttttttgaggtcttggctcatttctttagattttcccatgatgtcaagcaaagaggcactgagtttgaaggtaggccttgaaatacatccacaggtacacctccaattgactcaaatgatgtcaattagcctatcagcagcttctaaagccatgacataattttctggcattttccaagctgtttaaaggcacagtcaacttagtgtatgtaaacttctgacccactggaattgtgatacagtgaattataagtgaaataatctgtctgtaaagaattgatggaaaaatgacttgtgtcatgcacaaagtagatgtcctaaccaacttgccaaaactatagtttgttaacaagaaatttgtttaAAAACGAGTTTAAAAGACttcatcctaagtgtatgtaaacttccgacttcaactgtatgtgttgtgtTCTTGGAAAACACATGAGAAGAGAGAggttacacacataaacacattccaaacagtagcagtgtgttccAGTGTAGTAGTGGATGTTTCCATTCCTTCCTAAAACACATGAGAAGAGAGAggttacacacataaacacattccaaacagtagcagtgtgttccagtgtggtaGTGGTTGGATCTCCAGTTCGCTCATTAATATGAGGACATCTTAAGTGACTTACTCTGATGTTACAGAAGTGCAGAGGTTTCTCATGTCTTCAAGAGACCTTTCCCAGAGTTCTCAGAGTCGGTGTCGGAAGCTAAAACAGAAATAAAACCTGTGTTAGAAAAGAGACTGATTGAAAGATAATGAGTTCAGGTTCATTACCAAGTTCTTAATGCATGGTTCACAGTAAATAAAACCTTCCATATTAACTAAGTTGCTGCATCAATTAACATTAAGTTTGAACCATCATCACAATCTACAAGGAAAAGAGACAAccacattctaaaatggatacagtcaaacaaaacaaaaatatgtgATCTTTTCAGAACAGCGAACAATATGAACTGAGGCACTTACTGCTGGCTGGAACAAAGCCTGAAACAGATATAAACATGAAGTTATTAATGACTCTGATAGCTTGCTTTATTTGAATACAAGAGAATATAATGTTTGAGAGTATGCCAAATCCTCTATTCCTTCTGCAGACTTGACATGAAGGCTATGTGACAAGATTCTTTATTTACACATAACAGATTAAAATCTAAACATACTGTACTTCTACCATCACAACTATACTAAGGCTTTTAAACCAGTACTATGACCTCACAACTACTAATTAAATCACTGCTGATAATATCTTTCCTTCTTTCCTCATTCACCTTTCTTACTCTTCTTCTTCCAAATGACGACCCCAACAACAGCAACGACCTGGAGGAGGATAGCTACCACCCCTCCAATGATGAGGACAATGTTGGGGGCTGGGTCATCTGTAATCATCAGAACAGAGCATTCAGACTAGTGCAACATAACACATTTCCATCTCAAATGAAATCCAAGCAGCATTCCCCTACATGTAAAAGGTCAATGAGAACATGCAGTCAGATAGGTAGCTTTACGGAGCAGATGAGTGAACTTAAATGAGGATTATTGGGCACATTCAGTAGGAGGGCTGGCTATAGTGTATATTTAAATATATCTCCCTCTTACCCCAGTTGGTCTTGATCTCAGACTCAGTCAGAACCTTGATAAAGTCCTCCTTGATACCAGTGACCTGAACAACACACTGATACTTGTTGTTCTTCCACTCCTCAGGCATCACTGTGAGGTGGGTGCTTTTCTGGAAGGTTCCATCATCGTTTTGGAGAGTCTCTCCATGCTTCACATCTTCATGCTGTTCTTGTCCGTCTTTCTGCCAGACCACCATGACTCCACTGGGGTAGAAACCTGTAGCGTGGCAGGTCACTGGAGAGGAGGGGGTCTTCTGGAGCAGAGACACTGAGGGAGGGACTGGAGAGAGTTCAGACATTTCATTGGTGTTATTTTGAAATGAGCGCAGACTAAAAGCATCTACATTTATCCAAATTATACCATAAATGATGGTGATTTCTGTAGACAACACAGAATCAGTAAAGATAAAGGATGTTGGTGGTATAGATGATGTCACACCAATATGGTGCATTCTGGATCATTAACCAGACATATTTCACTGTTGTTCCAGAACCTCTCAATGTTCCTAAGTGACACATCTATAATTATGTCATAGTGGACTGAATTCACAAATCAAAAGATAGATTTCAGGTGTTGCATATATAAAAGGACAAATGAAAGTGACATTTCTGAATGTTTACCTGTCCTCATCAGAGGCCTCTTCCCATTGACCACCTGCTTCTTCAGGCACTCAATGCAGGTCTGGGAGAAGTAGATCTTCCAGAAGCCCAGTCTACTGATGTCATTGTTCCACTTATCCCGCATGAAATTAGCTTGCTGTTTAAGAGCGTTCCAAGTTAACGTATTCATGTCGTACTCTAGGAAGTCCTCCCCATTATAACCCAGCTGCCCAAAACCATCTCTCTGTTCAGTCTCATCATTCCGTGAGCAGCCATATATGTACTGGAGAACGTGGACtcctgaaagagagaaagagggtcagCAACACTGTGCAATCTGTTCTCCAGATTCAGTCTGCCAGTGGGACTCTATCATCATGTATTAGTTGTTCAACCAGACTGGAATAAAACAGATCATCTCACACATctacagtgatgatgatgatgtcacaccttcaccacagagacagagaggtgaggtGGAGACTCAGAGAGTGTGGATCTATTCTACACCAGCTGATGTTGGCTTGGTTCTATCTACTGTGTTGAAGATACACTGTGTTCAGTACACTAGTGTTATTCTAACAAATGGATGTTGTGTAGGACTGTAGTTCAGTGAGGTGTGTAAATGAATAAAACACTTGATAAATGAAGACTGTCCTCTAGTGATGATGTCAGAGATAGAGGAAGTGAGATGATCCTCTGTTCAGTCAGGAACaacaggagagatggagagactaaCATGAGGAAGATTATCTCTCAATAACGTAAGACTACTGGAGCTATATGTGTGTTCCCCAGATCCTGAGGGTGACAGGTGTGTGAGTGATCCCCAGATCCTgagggtgacaggtgtgtgtgagtgatccaAAGATCCTgagggtgacaggtgtgtgtgtgtgttccccagatCCTGAGGGTGACAGGTGTGTGAGTGATCCCCAGATCCTgagggtgacaggtgtgtgtgagtgatcccCAGATCCTgagggtgacaggtgtgtgtgagtgatcccCAGATCCTgagggtgacaggtgtgtgtgtgttccccagatcctgagggtgacaggtgtgtgtgtgagtgatcccCAGATCCTgagggtgacaggtgtgtgtgtgagtgatcccCAGATCCTgagggtgacaggtgtgtgtgtgagtgatcccCAGATCCTgagggtgacaggtgtgtgtgagtgatcccCAGATCCTgagggtgacaggtgtgtgtgtgagtgatcccCAGATCCTgagggtgacaggtgtgtgtgtgagtgatcccCAGATCCTgagggtgacaggtgtgtgtgtgagtgatcccCAGATCCTgagggtgacaggtgtgtgtgtgagtgatcccCAGATCCTgagggtgacaggtgtgtgtgtgagtgatcccCAGATCCTGAGGGTGACAGGTCTGTGTGTGAGTGATCCCCAGATCCTgagggtgacaggtgtgtgtgtgagtgatcccCAGATCCTgagggtgacaggtgtgtgtgtgttccccagatcctgagggtgacaggtgtgtgtgtgttccccagatcctgagggtgacaggtgtgtgtgtgttccccagatcctgagggtgacaggtgtgtgtgtgttccccagatcctgagggtgacaggtgtgtgtgttccccagatcctgagggtgacaggtgtgtgtgtgtgtgttccccagatCCTGAGGgtgacgggtgtgtgtgtgttccccagatcctgagggtgacaggtgtgtgtgtgtgttccccagatcctgagggtgacaggtgtgtgtgtgttccccagatcctgagggtgacaggtgtgtgtgttccccacatcctgagggtgacaggtgtgtgtgtgttccccagatCCTGAGGGTgacaagtgtgtgtgtagagagttCCCCTGAGAGACCTGATCAGCTCCAACAGCAGAGCCCACAGGGAGTCACTGGGAGCTTTGGTCCATTAGAGCAGAGAAGCCCAAACATATcatcatcatttacatttacgtcatttagcagatgctcttatccagagcgacttacaaaatggtgcattcaccttatgatatccagtggaacaaccactttacaagagtacatctatatcttttttggggggagggtagggggggagggttagaaggattactttatcctatcccaggtattccttaaagaggtggggtttcaggtgtctccggaaagtggtgattgactccgctgtcctggcgtcgtgagggagcttgttccaccattggggtgccagagcagcgaacagttttgactgggctgagcgggaactgtgcttcagcagaggtagggaggcgagcaggccaggggtggatgaacgcagtgcccttctttgggtgtagggactgatcagagcctgaaggtacggaggtgccgttcccctcacagctccataggcaagcaccatggtcttgtagcagatgcgagcttcaactgaaagccagtggagtgtgcggaggagcggggtgacgtgagagaacttgggaacaTCATGTTCTGCTCCTCTGCTTCTCTCTactgtcccatcagatcagagagACACTCAGAGAGGCTGAGGAGACTACAGCTCtgctgtgggggacagagggGGAGCACAGCTGGGCAGTGTGgataacacacacaccctgaaagCTCCACAGAGCAGACTAGAGGGACTGACTGAGGTATTGACTGACAAATTAAACATGCAAATGTATTCCAAGCAGAGATCTGACTTTCACCAACCTGACATTCAGGTAATTAGAGACTGAACTTAACAATGACATACTATACATCCATAAAGATGCTCATAGTTTGATTCCATTTACAGTAGTGGTTTGGTCATAGTCATCTGTCCTTCACACACTTAAAACAGCACACAGTAGTTGTAAAATGAATGCTGTGCTGGTGTCCAGGAGCAACAAGTGgaatcatacatacagtaaacatAAGCAGAGAAACAAAGGAGTCCATGCTAGATGCTTTCTAATACTGAAGTCAGCTAATGATGCTGTGTGGCAAGTGTGTGAAGGAAACAGAAACAGGAAGGAGGGGCAGATCTGTACATCCCTGATATTCTAGATCTGTAACTTTAGTGGTCACTTCTCTAATCCTGATTAATTCTTGTCTCCTAGAATAAGGAATTTTGACAGTTTATACAAACAATGAATCAGATGAGGTAAAGATGAAGGACGTACCTCCACTTTGGTTAAAACGCTGCTTCAGAATATCGACTTCAGCTTTGAAAGACTGCTGGGAATCAAagaatttctctctctcgctctcccagaACGCTGCGTCTGTCTGCTTGTTCATCCAGTCCTGTTTGGGCACCACTTTCTGGCTGTTGCTGTCATAGAGAACCATCTGaacaccatccaccatccccacAACCATAAACTCTGGGAAGTTGGGAACTTCAGAAGATCCAGTGTAGAAATACTTCAGGGAGTGAGTCACTAGAGGAAAGAAAATGAATGTTAACGTTGAATTCTGATCAGATAATTGTTTTTCTAAGTCATGTATTTCTGATATTTGATATTTCAGTGGATTCATTACATGTgttaaacacaagtgaaaacattGCATTCCTTCCAAATGTACATGATATGGTCCcatgtggcttagttggtagagcatggtgcttgccaCGCCAGGGTTTTGGGTTGGAATCCCaccggggaccagtacgaaaacaTGCACtcactaagtcgctctggataagagtgtctgatgAATAATTTAAGTACATTGATAATAAGAAGCCCAAGACCACCATCACTGTAAGACTGATAGATGACACTAATCTTTAGCAACTTTACATTTGACATTATACTGTATTCATCCCCTGATAGGAACTACCAAGTGGTTTATACTATTTGATTCAGTTCACACTCAGCTAAAAAATGGACTTTTATGACAGTTTATTAGTGGATTATATTTAATTAAGGGGAGAAAAATCCCCAAAACACATATTTACATTTTCTTGATTTCTGTAGGAATAACACTGCAGAGTCCAGGGGCAAAACCTGTCATTGTTCACAGTCCTCTGGGGTGATGCTGACATCATATTCAGAGAGGAAGGTAAATGGTCAATTCTGTTTCTCAAAAGTGGCAGAATTGACTGTTTAGCCTCTTTCCTGAATATGTCAGTAGCAACCCAGTGTTGTTACTGAACAAGCTAtaggccgatgtgagtaagacttttaaacaggttactGAACAAGCTAtaggctgatgtgagtaagacttttaaacaggttactGAACAAGCTAtaggccgatgtgagtaagacttttaaacaggtaaaCACTCGCAAGGCCAACGGGCCAGACGGAATACAAAAGGTACATTCTCAGAACATGACGGCCAGCTGGCAAGCATCTTCAGACTTTTTCAACCTCTCATTGTCCCAGTatgtaatcccaacatgtttcaaattGACCacaattgttcctgttcccaagaactccaaggtaacctgcctaaattatcgtcccgtagcactcacatctgtaatcatgaagtgctttgaaaggctggtcatcagTACATCACTGCTGCTGAGCTCCCTGCCAACCAGGTTCTAACCTGCTATATTTATTATCCCAACATGCTATGAAAAAGTCATAGTTGTATCAAAGTGGAGTGTTTTTAGGGAATCTCTTCAACTAATGACAGGGCTGTATCTGGAACTGCATGTTGAAGATAGAAATAAAATGAAAAGACCAAACACAATCTCCTATACTATTCCAATCTATCTGACAGTCATATTTGTTCTACGctatacatttctatctgaagaTTTTGTAAGTATCCATTGTCCTGAATGTCCGTTGCCCTAGGTGTACATAATCAAGTCAAACCAATTAAATGTTGTACAGATACGTATAAATAAGTTGAGATGCTCAACTACTGTATGACTCTTTCAACATGCCACTGAAAAGGTTGAAAGCTGCAATTAAATTGTATGATACCTGCAAATACTGAAGAGTAATGAAAAGCCATTTGTAAACATTGGAAACAGAAAATTGGATGCTTAGCATAGATAACTTTGAACCTCTTTGTCCATCTGAGCACAAGTGTTGTTGTTtcaaacacacactataccaCTCGGGGTCcggctgtatcataaccggccgtgttcgggagtcccatagtgcggcgcacaagggcagggtttggctggggtaagccgtcattgtaaaataagaatttgttcttattaaccGATTTGCGTAGTtaactaaaatgttaaatattatttttttttttttaatatcatCTTGAAAAGGGATAATTTACACAGAATACAAActacactgaaaaaaatatataaacacatgtaaagtgttggtcccatatttcatgatccgtaataaaagataccagaaatgttccatacgcacaaaaaacttTTCTCTCGAATTGTgctcacaaatttgtttacatccctgttagtgagcatttctcctttgccaagataatccattcactggacaggtgtggcatatcaagaagcttgttaaacagcatgatcattactagggctgcacgatatatcggtgaacataacAGAActggccgatattagctaaaaatggaAACGTCAGTATTGGCCCGATGTGTAGTTTAACGCTGATGTGCAATACCGATGTAAAatctgacgtgcatacctatataacgtaggtacatgacgtaatgacaccacgtaaaatgttgcgctacaagtgcaacacagcattcctaacctagcccacaatgtctgctgtgtggatcaagcagtcaacaagtcaagcagtcatttgaaagagtaacatttcagcgagacaattcAAAAGGCAAAATCCAGTAACACCAAGATAATGGAATGAATTTCCCTTGATAATCAACTGTTCTcggtcgtgggtgatgttggctttcgcgactggtcgagcaccggagttacacagtaatagtcactgctattagcttcacaacacactatggaacgccatttgggtctttgcgtgtccaaaaagatacacgtcaaataacactactTGACGAgtcaaataagcttttaatttgacacgtcaaataacacaattctatcATAGAATGTCGTGTGTTCTGAATTTCATGTGTAAGCCAAGCGCCACTActatgttaacattagaagcctcctccctaagtttgttttattcactgccctagcacactcGACCaatccggatgtcctagccgtgtctgaatcctggcttaggaagaccaccaaaaaccttgAAATTTCCattcctaactataacattttctgacaagatagaactgccaaagggggcggtgttgcaatctactgcaaagataacctgcagagttctgtcctactatccaggtctgtgcccaaacaaatcgagcttctacttttaaaaatccccctttccagaaacaagtctctcactgttgccgcttgctatagaccaccctctgcccccagctgtgccctggacaccatatgtgaattgattgcccccatctatcttctgagctcgtgctgctaggtgacctaaactgggacatgcttaacaccccggccatcctacaatctaagcttgatgccctcaacctcacacaacttatcaatgaacctaccagatataaccccaaatccgtaaacacaaaCAAATCCGGGCACCCTCATAgctatcatcctaactaactcgccctccaaatacacctctactgttttcaaacaagatctcagcgatcactgcctcattgcctgcatccgtaatgggtctgtggtcaaacaccacccctcatcactgtcaaacgctccctaaaacacttctgcgagcaggcctttctaatcgacctggccggggtatcctggaatgacattgacctcatcccgacagtagaggatgcctggttattctttaaaagtgccttcctcaccatcttaaataagcatgccccattcaaaaaatgcagaaccaggaatagatataggccttggttcactccagacctgtctgcccttgaccagcacaaaaacatcctgtggcgttctgcattagcatcgaatagcccccgcgatatgcaacttttcagggaagttaggaaccaatatacacaggtagtcaggaaagctaaggctagcttttttaaacagaaatttgcatcctgcagtacAAACTCTAAAcatttctgggacactgtaaagtccatggagaataagagcacctcctcccagctgcccactgctctgaggctagaaaacactgttacaaccgataaatccactataattgagaatttcaataagcatttctctacggctgaccatgctttccacctggctacccctaccctggtcaactgcccggcaccctccacagcaacccgcccaagcccccaccatttctccttcacccatatccagatagctgatgttctgaaagagcggcaaaatctggacccctacaaatcagccgggctagacaatctggaccctctctttctaaaatgatctgccgaaattgttgcaacccctattactagcctgttcaacctctcttttgtatcgtctgagattcccaaagattggaaagctgccacggtcatcctcctcttcaaagggggagacactctagacccaaactgttacagacctatatctatcctaccctgcatctctaaggtcttcgaaagccaagttaacaaacagataaccgaccattttgaatcacaccgtaccttctccgctatgcaatctggtttcagagctggtcataggtgcacctcagccacgctcaaggtccttaacgatgtcataaccgccatcgataagagacattactgtgcggctgtattcatcgacctggccaaggctttcgactctctCAATCAccacagccttggtttctcaaatgattgcctcgcctggttcaccaacaacttctctgatagagttcagtgtgtcaaatcggagggcctgttgtccggacctctggcagtctctatgggggtgtcacagggttcaaatcttgggccgactcttttctctgtatacattaatgatgtcgctcttgctgctggtgagtctctgctGGTGagtcacttcatactcgtcgccaaacccactggctacaggtcatctacaagtctctgctcggtaaaaccccgccttatctcagctcgctggccaccatagcagcatccactcgtagcacgcgttccagcaggtatatctcactggtcacacccaaagccaattcctcctttggtcgctgctaatgactggaacgaactgcaaaaatctctgaagctggagattcccatctccctcactagctttaagcaccagctgtcagagcagctcacagatcactgcacctgtacatagatgggctgtatacagatgggctatctacctacctcatccccatactgtatttattctgctccttttgcaccccagtatctctacttgcacatccatcttttgcacatctaccattccagtgcttaattgccatactgtaattactttgccaccatggcctatttattgccttaattcccttattttacctaatttgcactcactgtatatagactttttttttgttttttttctactgtattattgactatgttttgttcattccatgtgtaactctgtgttgtatgtctctaactgctatgctttatcttggccaggtcgcagttgcaaatgagaacttgttctcaactagcctacctggttaaataaaggtgaaataaaaaaatattatcaGTAGCATTGTCAAAGCTGTACTAAAAGTCTGCAAACACTGGCCAACAATGATGTGCTTACAATACCGCGTAGGTagtaaagcattatttgttcgaccgcaacttctggggtagctaacaagctttagcttggtacctagctag from the Salmo trutta chromosome 36, fSalTru1.1, whole genome shotgun sequence genome contains:
- the LOC115175920 gene encoding BOLA class I histocompatibility antigen, alpha chain BL3-7, encoding MKSFILIFLGIVEVHETFGVTHSLKYFYTGSSEVPNFPEFMVVGMVDGVQMVLYDSNSQKVVPKQDWMNKQTDAAFWESEREKFFDSQQSFKAEVDILKQRFNQSGGVHVLQYIYGCSRNDETEQRDGFGQLGYNGEDFLEYDMNTLTWNALKQQANFMRDKWNNDISRLGFWKIYFSQTCIECLKKQVVNGKRPLMRTVPPSVSLLQKTPSSPVTCHATGFYPSGVMVVWQKDGQEQHEDVKHGETLQNDDGTFQKSTHLTVMPEEWKNNKYQCVVQVTGIKEDFIKVLTESEIKTNWDDPAPNIVLIIGGVVAILLQVVAVVGVVIWKKKSKKGFVPASTSDTDSENSGKGLLKT